The region AACTGCACAATACAATATCAGGTTCCATCCCGTACATTAACAGCTGCTGACATGAATTCACTTTCTGCAACTTTCAGCATTTCGACAGGAGAGCAATGTCACACAGCGAGGAGACATTTTTGCCATGCAAGTGGGATTTCAGACAGCTTCGCTTGGCAGCAACGCCATGGTGCTCCAGTATTACAGTCTAAACCAATTTGCCATCCAGCAACTGTAAATATTGTAggcctacttaaaaaaaatggtATTAAAACCCATAGTACCGATGGCTACTCTACACTGTAACACTAATTAGGTAAATGATACTATCCTATGTTGTATTTACAACCACAGACACCTATGTTAAccgtatttttatttaattaaattcgGCAAAACATTATGGAAAATGAACACTTTCAGGGACTGTCTCCTAAACTCTCTGAATGTGATTTCCTTTAAGGAAATCCTCAGTAAGGTATCCATGGCAACAGCCATTAATAGCGTCTGTGTCAACATCTTCCTCACAATAAAACAGCAGAAGAAAATGCATGCTGGTAAAGTACAAGAGGGAAAGTTTGACTTATTTGACTCTGCAGCGACATTAAATAAAACTTTAAGTAAGCAATGGCTAACACAATGGACTTAATTGtaccaaataaacaaacaatatgaGGACTAAATAAAAGTCCAGGTTAATAAAACATCCAAGTTGTTGCAAGAGGCAGGTGTTTCCTGTAATAGAGGAACCGTGCCTTCTTAAGGCCACTGCAGGCCAAGAAAGGGCTTTTTAAAGTAGGAAAAAATATGACGCTCTCACACTCGCTACCATTTATCCTTGGAATCCTCtcagtgaaggaaaaaaaaagatgtgaaaATAGGTCAAAGTCCTGATGCCGCGACTATTTGAACCGTTTAACAACATGTGGGCGACAAGTGTGTGCATGGACAGCTGTTCATCAAGCTGACCCATTTCTCAGCTTATGATGTGACGTCAAATAAGATATGTTGTCTGAACCCAAACCGCTCTGGCTCTGTCAGTAAGTTAATACGCAGAAATGACACAAACAACTTATGACGGTATATTAACTCCAGACTACAGGATAACAGCATAAGCATGTAaaattctaaaaataaatgaaaactgCTAATAAAGTGATGGGCTTAGCAGAACTAGGTGTGTCTATATCCTCTCTGCAGTATCAAGATAAGGAGTCAGGCACTGTCCCCAAACAAATAATCAGCAAGTCTGctccctttgtttttttttgtttgtttttttactatttATGCTAACACTGTCATCCAGAATGACTTAGAGGAGCAATTAGTGGAAAGCACTCTTGCTCATAGACACAACAGACCTTGTTAGCACTCAAATAAGCGATATTTTGGTTGTAGGCCATGCACTTTAACCACTAGGCCATCTGCTGCTGTTTCCATCTCCTCTCACATGCACCACACCAGTCTTTAACTCACATCACCTTGATATCCCTAGGGATCCTAAAATCAGAGCTGAATAGCAGAAAGATAGTGGAAATGCACTCAACCCTTTTTATGGCTAATTGGTGTTCATCTGGGCAAGCACTGCTGCCAAGTACAACTCTTGCTGGCTTTGAATAAGCTACAACCCCTATCATTTTGGCTGATGACCCTGTCACTCTGCAGGCTTTCCACCACTCTCATCAGCCTgctcattacacacacacacaataacaaaacagccACAGCACTTTCCATCCCGACTACACTTTCAGCACAGCTTGGGTAGATAGCAGGACTACTGCCTGGCTGCGTTAACAATGTGTTGCAGGGGACACCTGAAGACTGTAAATGTCCCACGAAATACACCAAAAGGAAAGTTGTCCGCTATATTGTTGTGAAGCATAAAACCCCCCGAGGAAATGTACAGGAAAGAAATTAAGTAAATGAACAATGATCATTTGTCCCCTTTTTCAGAACAAAAGGTATTGCTGTTTTACTGATACAGTATATCTCTGTGCTTCCTCCTCAGATGTCATGGCATCCGACATACAAAAGCTCAAAGTTTCGGAATGTGTATGGCAAGGCCGGCAACCGAGAGCAGTGTTTTGATGGCATTCCCATCACCAGAAATGTCCATGACAACCACTTCTGTGCTGTCAACGCCAAGTTCCTGGCAATTGTCACAGAGACTGCTGGCGGAGGGTCCTTTCTTGTCATTCCTGTCAACAAGGTATGCACACCACAGTAATGTGTGTCACTTGTGGTTTTACCACTTTTACATCAGGATATTTATCTGCTCTCAGTGGGTGGCTATTTGCTTCAACCTTTACTCTGGATGTTACTTTATCCTTCAACTCCTGTAAGATCTAAATAAGATTATAGCAACAGTATAGGCCTATGTGTTGAAGGAATGGGCCTGAAAGTGAGCAGACTAAAGAAAACTGAAACATTAGCAGCCTATTGTATACTAACTGTGTTAAATGTCATTAATCCATTTAGGAATAGGTAAACAATTCATGTTAGAACAATTACTGTATACAGGGTAATATGGGgtaagctttttattttctctggccactccaaaacactccaaacctCATTCAGTAATCTTTCGCGgtagcatatattttttaaactgtacattgTCTAAATAGCTGTCAGAATTGGCTGAAATCAAACTCTCTCTAgtgaactatttcctatagccaccatacggCTTCTGTTCTTCGCGGTTGTGACGGTTGCTCGGCGTGGCGCTgtgtgctctctccctctcccgtcgagttggggagtaacggattacaagtaatccgtTCAATGTAACgaattgcaaaaaaaacagtaacagtagtccgttacgttaccaataaaaatattataatcgctctacagatacttttgaaaaaatgtatgattacttcttgaattacttcaattgaaaaataataggtgcgtgaaataatgAGGCCTTGAGTTGTGTCCAAAGGTTGGTGCGCATAACCCGATTAGTGAACGATGAagctccggttttggttggttggatggctggtaaacaCAGTATATCCATGATAATATTAGCcaacccatataaaatgtgatttagttacctACTATTGACGCATCTTCCTCAGAACAATGAAAGGTGATTGGCCTAGCCCACCTGGTGGTGTTATACCTtattcagacaggaattgtttagaagatcAGGCAACCAGATAAGATAAAAAATTGCATGGAATTTATCaagatatttgaggagaaaaggtgtgtcgggaagcactctgccaaaggatgattatttgcatttaatgcaGTCATCTCAGCTCCAAACAGGtgggccatgtgattctgcttgttttgcatctcagaaaattagttTGTTGTTCATCATTGACTGCTGatgacattgactttaagctaagagtgcaggtgtataatcacagtttatacTTATAATTTGAGATTTGATAATCATTGCTGATGGCACTAATATTCGCCAGTTACCTTCGCGCAGGTAAAACCTATATCTGTGCGGGTGATTACGATTGTGAACATGCTTTTGCGTGCCTtgggtttctgcaacgttttgacaatgttggtgattctggagcaaaacatcagactacggCTGATTTAGTGTAAGCGCAAAAAAATActgatatcttgatttttatatacaataatgtcaatgcCCTTTTCGAGaaattgtcatttatttttcaacattgttttgaagcaatgataaagtgaataaaacaaacagaataggctaacatccttagattttgggttacaTTCAGATTCAAAAATCTGATTCTGTAAGATCAAGGGTTATGACTGAATTGTAAtaactgaatatctgacagaactttagcatgtaatgtagaTATGTAGCCCTATCATATTTAAGTAGAAaacaatggtttagaaaccctttcctaAGGCACttaaggtaaaatgcaaattcagtttttggccCGCTATTCAAACTCTAACATTAAtagatcccgcaaaaggtgttcaattgtttattggctattcctatttgtcttctaatgcctcttaatatgaaagtaatcagattacgttactgattacaaatgtggacaggtaacttaactgtaacggattacatttaaaaacgaacctacccaaccctgctttCCGGTGTAATAACCGCTGGCCGGAGACGATGGCAAATGCACCCctaacacacacctgttttgagtTAGTCATTACGTTGTCTATTTTATTTCCCGGTTTTCATCTGCACCTCATGGGttattgtgttgttcttttgaGACTGTGTGGTGTGTTTCTGCATTAAAAGACAAGCTGCTCATCCTCTGTGTTgttacattttggttttgccTCCTCCTTTTACGCACTCGCTACCCTCGCACCTCACtgatgtcatcgaggtgagcgtgaactttCATCTCAAAAAGCTATAtgaagataggttgcttcgCCTAACTGGCCCATTTTCTGGACATCAGAATAGtatttgtaattgtggaaaatgctgtGTTCATAAGATTGGCACAAGGGACGCGGGAGAGGAGACTTGAGGTTTCACTTTCTATTCcatctctcaaacacatcaccaGGATGACAAATAGCCTCCTTACCCCAAgatcctccagatcccaatcacaatAAACCACCTTATGACCACCCTTATGACTACCTGCCTGATATTTGGACAAACGATCCCTTTAAGTTGATCTCATTTTGGTTTTTCAGAAATCTTGGCGAATGTATAAAACATGATAATATCAAATTTACATAAGTGTTCACTACTTTTAGTTTCAGCCTTGAGTCTCCGTATGCATGAAGCTTGGCACACCAATATTTGTGGGGTTTCTAccattcttctctgcagatcctctcaagctttAACAAGTTGGATGGGGAATGTAGCTGCACAGCCAatttcaggtctctccagagatgTTCAATGGGTTACATGTccaggctctggctgggcccctcaaagacattcacagtCATGTCCCATAGCCACTGCTGTTACATCAGATCAGGAAATCTTGTTTCTAATGGTCTGATAGTCCTTTAGGCGCCTTTTGTAAACTCCAAGCAGGCTGTCATGTGCGTTTTACTGAGTATTGACTTTGCTCTGGTCACTCTACCATAATGGCcgcacctgagctcaattttgagtgtcatagcaaagagtCTGAAgttgtaaatgtaatatttctgctatttatttattaaaacatttgcaaaactctcaaaaaatctgtttttacttaatcttaataaaaaatatttcaatcaGTATTAGCTTTAGAATGAGGCTGTAATGGAACAAGATCTTGAAAAtataaggggtctgaatacttggtGAATGCACTGATATGTACATCATGGGGAACCTTAAGATAAATCATCCATTTTGAAAGATCTTATGATAAATCCTCCCCTGGGGCATCTCACTCCTTAATGGTTGATAATTATGGTTTCTAGCTGTAATTATATGGTTTCTAGCTGTAATTTTTACACTGGATAGCCCACATAACCAAACAGCAGCCTCACTAGTGGAAGGTCAAAACCCCAGGCCACAGACATTTGGGTGGGTAACCACTCACTGACTTCTTCAAATACGACTTGGTGAGTCATACccaaaacattaaaagaacCCTTTTGGACTTATATAATGGAATGTCCAAAAACCTGCCTTTGACCTGACCAAGATGGGAATCAAAAACCTGCCTTTGACCTGACCAAGATGGGAATCAAAAACCTGCCTTTGACCTGACCAAGATGGGAATCAAAAACCTGTTCAATAAAGGAAGGTGGTTGGCACACAGGCTGGTTTTATGGTTTTCTGAAGCACTACCCAGCATTGTGCTTCCAAATTTTGCAAACAAGCAATCTAGCTCAAGACGaaattcatgtatttttattgtctgTCCTTGAAGATGTCCTCCAGAAAAGATGTTACCATGAAGTGTTAAAAAAAGAGTATTAcgactaatttaaataatttgcttgTGTGTCAAAAGACAGCAGGAATGTCtgaactgaaaaaaaagaaactgaatgAATGCAGTAAAAAGTTAAGACAGTCACTTCTGCCTTAACCTATGGCTTACTATTTAATTGGAAAGATTCCATTAGTTGAGCTAAATGTCCCTTTCTGGAAAAAAGCATGAGCAGCTGTCCGGCAGGTTTCCTGTGGCTTTACGATTTCCTCAAGGACAACATCCCCTTCTTGAACTGTAATTGATAAACATTCTaacaaaatgtatcatttttattaataatgtgTCGCAGTTAGATGATATTAAGATATTATACATTTCCTCAAAAGTTTTCAACCCCCATAGATCtcattttattgtgtaacaAAACTGATTAATTAGGGGTTTTTGCCACTACCCTAATGTCAAAGCAATTtaatctgcaaattgttctaaattaattgcaaatttaaaacagaaaatgtttttttcattgccaaatacaaatattgtgaTCATTATTTTCCAGTATGTAGGGTTATACAATGTAATGCTTTTTActgaaaattctgaaaattCTGAATGGGCTTAAATAAGCACTAAGCTTGGTCATGAAAGGCTATGGTAAATGGCCAGTATACAGTATCAGGCTAAGGCTGAGTACCCTGATACTTCTCTTTGTCCCTGAggtagctacagtggggagaacaagaatttgatacactgccgattttgcaggttttctctataaaagacacctgtccacacactcaatcaaacagactccaacctctccaaagtggccaagaccagagagctgtgtaaggacatcagggatagaattgtagacctgcacaaggctgggaagggctataggcaagcagcttggtgagaaggcaacaactattggcgcaattattagaaaatggaagaagctcaagatgacggtcaatctccctcagtctgtagaaggtctgtatggaggagtgggccaaaatccctgctgcagtgtgcaaacctggtcaagaactacaggaaacgtatgatctctgtaattgcaaacaaaggttctgtaccaaatattaagttctgcttttctgttgtatcaaatacatctgtcatgcaataaaatgcaaattaattacttaaaaatcaaacaatgtgattttctggatttttgttttagattgcgtcactcaaagttgaagagtacctatgataaaaattacagacttctacatgctttgtaagtggggaaaacctgctaaatcggcagtgtatcaaatacttgttctccccactgtatattgcttTAAACTGGGTGGATATACACcagtcagccataacattataaccactgacaggtgaagtgaataacactgacaagcgtaaggatctgagcaactttgacaagggccaaatagtgatggctagacaactagGTCAGAACAtgtccaaaactacagcccttgtggggtgttcccggtctgcagtggtcagtacctatcaaaagtggtccaaggaaggaaaagcagtgagccggcgacagggtcattggCAGCCAAGGCTGGCCcgtatgttatctttgtactattttcaattatataaagataaataaatgtgcacattattgcattctcttttgattagcattttatgcagcgtccgaACTGGGAAATGGGGTGGTAGTTCAAATCCATGAGATTTTGACAACCATATTGGTATTGTTTtagatatgtttatttttacttaCTAATACAGATGGACCAACACACTCAAACTCGAATTGATAAGAAGGCTTAATGTAAACCTTTTATTTCAGCCTGTGGAATCTGGCCTTAATAGCCAATTAGTAACCCAGAGAGGTGGTTGTTCTCAAGGGTTTGTTAACTTAACCCACAGGCTCCTCTACTGTAATCAAGGTCATTATGGCGTGTACAGAACTGATCATGGGATTAGTCCATAGTAGGCCACACTTTCCAGTTCACTTGTTGACCGACAAGCTGGACGGTGAATCCTGTTTTTCAGCAACGACCCTCCAATGGTGGTCTTTACCACTGTTTACATGAACTAAATTAGCACCACGCCTTTAGCTGCTGTATTAAACATGTACAGACAAAGGGTGACACTGTTAGACATACAATGGGCTCTGTTAAGCAACATAGCAATCAGGAGTGTTTGAATCACTAGTTAGGCTTCTTTCCTTTGTACTTCCAAATGGAGTTCCTTCTATCCACCGTTTTGAAAAACATGGTGGTTTCTCTCAAAGTTACTCCGTTGCTCATTGACCCTGAACTTATCATAAGTCCTCGGCACAGTAACATGACCCCAGTCATTGACCCCACCTAAGATCCAATGCCTGTCCCTGAGCGATGCTAAGGGAAGGCTCATTATGTTTGAGAAACTTATGACATAGAACAGTAGCACCACATAGTGGGCATGAGGCGTAATCGCTGGTCATCAATACCAGTGTCAACTTAAAGCATCTGATGTTATCCTCAGGTAGTAGGCGGTCGTTTTTGTGGCATTTTCTTCATAACCGTATTCTGTTATAATGGGAGCTTCCTGATTCACCTTGCTCGTCCGGTTGAATAAGGCTTTGGGCAATTCACACGATTTGTTTTGACCCATTTCCCTTTAGCCTGGGCGATTCGACCCTCACCACCCTAAAGTATGTGGCCACCAGGGAGGCGTGCTGGACATCAAATGGAACCCCTTCACTGACAACATCATTGCTTCCTGCTCAGAGGACTGCTCCGTGAGTAACAGCCACCGTTGTAGCGACTGCATGCTTGCATCGGCCGTGTAAAGGACAGTGATATGAGCGTTGTCCACAGGTGCGGATTTGGGAGATTCCTGAGGGAGGGCTGAGACGGAACATGTCCAAGGCGATGCTGGAGCTTTATGGACACAGCCGACGGGTGGGCCTCATCGAGTGGCATCCCACCTGCTGTGGCCTTCTCTTCAGCGCTGGCTATGACTTTAAGGTGCCAGCACGTTGTTTCCATAGTGTCTTtggtttcttttctttctttctttctctctctctgcatacattctctctctcactctctctctctttgttaaGCTGACACTTTTAAAACGTGTAGAAAACGTGTCCTCCCCCTCTGTCAGATCTTGATCTGGAACCTGGAAGAAGGAGCCCCGGTGAAGATGATCGACTGTCACTCAGACGTGGTGCTGTGCATGTCCTTCAACACCGACGGCAGCCTGCTGGCCACCAGCTGTAAGGACAAACACCTGCGTGTGATTGAGCCTCGCTCGGGCAGGGTTCTGCAGGTGGGTCCCAGTTGAGCCACATTGACCAGTAAAGTGACCTGGGTTATCTCTTCAGCCACACCGGCTGTttactccacacacacagacacaagtgtCTTGGCAGTAGAGTTACCCACTGCTGTGCTTTAACACTCCCAGTTTCAATAACGTTTCAGAGTTATCACCATGTATGTGAACAGGAGGCTGACTGCAAGAGCCATCGGGTGAACAGAGTGGTGTTTCTGGGCAACATGAAGCGTCTGGCCACAACAGGGGTCTCACGGTGGAACACAAGACAGGTGGCGCTGTGGGATCAGGTGGGCTTATAGATTCATTCAGTGTTGTCGTGGAAATTGCTAAATTGGAAAGGCGCAGaaactgtagattattttcacaagattttcaaacctggagcagttaacaacactcagcagagtcaggtcaaAAGCTCTCagttgaaggttgagctcaggtctatgtacattcagtacagcccactgtgtccccctcctatgcatggttagaggtctatatacattcagtacagcccactgtgtctccCTCCTATACATgtttagaggtctatatacattcagtacagcccactgtgtccccctcctatgcatgtttagaggtctatatacattcagtacagcccactgtgtccccctcctatgcatggttagaggtctatatacattcagtacagcccactgtgtctccCTCCTATACATgtttagaggtctatatacattcagtacagcccactgtgtctccctcctatgcatggttagtctacatgtctcaccagcttctctgcaaacttcagcttacaaagataacaagatgtttacagcccttgagaagtttaaCCAAAACTGTagtaggcacatcctgtacaagtgagcagagTCAGAACACATAATGGCCTTACTAAATTGGATTATACTTACAAATAAGCAATATGACATTAATGTACTATAGAATATGAACATTTCTACCACAGTGTTCGTATGTTTCAGGACACGGGAAACCCCCCGAAATAATGTTCTTTACgatgcattttgaaatgtgtgacaGACAGACGAAGAAATTGTTCAAGTGGATTTAGCagttgtattattttgtgtgggtgtatttgtgtTCAGCTGTGGCTCACTACGTTTCTCTTCAGGAGGACCTGTCTATGCCCATCATAGAGGAGGAGATTGACGGCCTGTCTGGGCTGCTTTTCCCTTTCTACGatgctgacacacacatgctctaCCTAGCAGGGAAGGTGAGACGGGTCACACCAATGGTCGCTTCACCTCAGCTGCTTGCAACTAGTGTGTTAGGGGATAAAGGTTTTTGAATTGGATAGCGATCTTGAACAGAGTGGTTTGTGacctcagaccccccccccccacccccggcacagtaagtacagggttttgaatgtacataggGAACATTTCTATGTACACACTAGCGGCctacatgtctacattgtcataatgcgcaaaCGGAATTATAGATTagtagatcaggggctatttttctATTAGTTTTTTAtggggtcaatttgagatccagggctattcataaaagattcagggctatagccccggacggcCAGCTTATTGTCATTGCACAAAGATTTTGAATGTATTATGTGGGGTTTTTTGCAGGCAGAAGCTTGCATGCAACTagatgtgtgagtgtgcgtgtgtaccagtgtttgtgtgaaagaGCATGTAACACTGGAAACCTCCGCATCACAAGAGTCTCTGTCTGTGGTTCCCAGGGAGACGGTAACATCAGATACTATGAGGTCAGCACAGAGAAGCCCTACCTGCAGTACCTGATGGAGTTCAGGTCCCCGGCTCCTCAGAAAGGTCTGGGTAAGTTTGTCTCATCAATCGATAAGTAATGTGCTGTCTCAACCCTTCAGACCTCAGTCATCAGTGAGGTTATTCAGTTATTCCTCTTGGAACTACATATCTGATGTAACAACTTTCAAGGTAGTGGTTTTTCTGTTACAGCAAATTCCTAAAATAAACAACCACTATTGTTAACTCAGAATTCCCATTGACATCAATGAACACATTCAAGAATAACCGGGATACCTCAGAGAAAACAGTACATtagatacatgttttttttactttcacccATTTTGTCCTCAATTTCTTCATGTTCAGTATGTGATTAAGGCCCTACCAATTCTCGGACTCAGGATAGTCAGTGTTTAGACATCCAATGTCATTCTGGTTCTTAATGGGTTGTTTGCTCACCCAGGAAGTCTCCTCATTCACCAAAAGGAACACATCCAGTCTTCTACCTTCATTGAGCTCATATGCACCCAAGCCACAAGGTGTTGCCAAAGTGCAATGAGCCAAGGCATCTGCATTTGAATGCTAAGCCCAAACCCAGGtggtgctggccaattgcaccaCTCTCCATAGTACCCCTGGAATAGTCCCAAAGCTGGATAAAGTCATTGACTGTAACAATGGGAAAATTAACAATACTCTTTACACATACACTAGACTTGTCTCTCATTTCCAATAAAAAGAGACAATTTCTGGTTACATGCTGGCACTTTACATTTCCCTCAAACCCAGGAAACCCTAGATCCGTATATACCGTGTAAATTCTGCTCTAATGTCAAGAATCATCTTCAACCCCTTTTTTTGCCCATCCTCACAGGAGTGATGCCGAAGCACGGGCTGGATGTGACGACCTGCGAGGTATTCCGCTTCTACAAGCTGGTGACTTTGAAGGGCCTTATTGAACCCATCTCTATGATAGTTCCACGGAGGGTGAGTGGGGAAAGGCGTCTTAGCTTGTGTGGCGTAACAGAGAGTTGCGTCTTAGCTTGTGTGGCGTAACAGAGTGTTGCGTCTTAGCTTGTGTGGCGTAACAGAGTGTTGCGTCTTAGCTTGTGTGGCGTAACAGAGAGTTGCGTCTTAGGTTGTGTGGCATAACAGAGTGTTGCGTCTTAGCTTGTGTGGCATAACAGAGTGTTGCGTCTTAGCTTGTGTGGCATAACAGAGAGTTGCGTCTTAGCTTGTGTGGCGTAACAGAGAGTTGCGTCTTAGCTTGTGTGGCATAACAGAGTGTTGCGTCTTAGCTTGTGTGGCGTAACAGAGAGTTGCGTCTTAGCTTGTGTGGCGTAACAGAGTGTTGCGTCTTAGCTTGTGTGGCGTAACAGAGTGTTGCGTCTTAGCTTGTGTGGCGTAACAGAGAGTTGCGTCTTAGGTTGTGTGGCGTAACAGAGTGTTGCACATGTCAAAAAGTCTTTTTtagcatgtatttttcagttaaaaaacgtgtatatatatatatatacaggtgctagtcatataattagaatataatcaaaaagtttatttatttcagtaattccattcaaaaagttaaacttttataatgtattcattcatttcacacagacagatatatttatttagtgtttatttcttttaatcttgatgattataactgacaactaatgaaaatcccaaattcagtatctaagAAAATTTgagtattgtgaaaaggttcaatattgaagacacctggtgccacactctaatcagctaattaactcaaaacacctgcaaaggcctttaaatggtctctcagtctagttctgtaggcaacacaatcatagggaagactgctgacttgacagctgtccaaaagacgaccattgacaccttgcacaaggagggcaagacaaaaaaggtcatagctaaagaggctggctgttcacagagctctgtgtccaagcacattaatagagaggccaagggaaggaaaagatgtggtagaaaaaagtgtacaagcaatagggataaccgcaccctggaaaggattgtgaaacaaaacccattcagaaatgtgggggagattcacaaagagtagaCTGCAGCttgagtcagtgcttcaagaaccaccacgcacagacgtatgcaagacatgggtttcatctgtcgcattccttgtgtcaagccactcttgaacaagacacagcgtcagaagcgtctcacctgggctaaagacaaaaaggactggactgctgctgagtggtccaaaattatgttctctgatgaaagtacattttgcattttctttggaatCAAGGTCCCAGtatcagtgatggtttggggtgccatgtcatctgctggtgttggtccactgtgttttctgcagccgtctaccaggaagttttagagcacttcatgcttcctgctgctgaccaactttatggagatgcagatttcattttccaacaggacttggcacctgcacacagtgccaaagctaccagtacctggtttaaggaccatggtgtccctgttcttaattggccagcaaactcggctgaccttaaccctatagaaaatctatggggtattgtgaagaggaagatgcgatacgccagacccaacaatgcagaagagctgaaggccactatcagagcaacctgggctctcataacacctgagcagtgccacagactgatcgactcca is a window of Esox lucius isolate fEsoLuc1 chromosome 19, fEsoLuc1.pri, whole genome shotgun sequence DNA encoding:
- the coro2bb gene encoding coronin-2B gives rise to the protein MSWHPTYKSSKFRNVYGKAGNREQCFDGIPITRNVHDNHFCAVNAKFLAIVTETAGGGSFLVIPVNKPGRFDPHHPKVCGHQGGVLDIKWNPFTDNIIASCSEDCSVRIWEIPEGGLRRNMSKAMLELYGHSRRVGLIEWHPTCCGLLFSAGYDFKILIWNLEEGAPVKMIDCHSDVVLCMSFNTDGSLLATSCKDKHLRVIEPRSGRVLQEADCKSHRVNRVVFLGNMKRLATTGVSRWNTRQVALWDQEDLSMPIIEEEIDGLSGLLFPFYDADTHMLYLAGKGDGNIRYYEVSTEKPYLQYLMEFRSPAPQKGLGVMPKHGLDVTTCEVFRFYKLVTLKGLIEPISMIVPRRSETYQEDIYPMTASTEPAVTADEWLSGIDREPVLMSLKAGYKRPCRTAFKAPRKGWKTMVNGLDLLESIPPKTENELLRMFFRQQDELKRLRDELVQKDVRVQQLELELNNLRNAKNM